In Rhodanobacter humi, the following are encoded in one genomic region:
- a CDS encoding HAD family hydrolase, whose translation MNGKHEMIDTVVFDLGGVLIDWNPRYLYRRLFDDEAAMERFLAEVCTGAWNEQQDAGRPWHEAVASLTAQFPEHAGLIAAYRDGWREMLGGVIQGSVDLLAELKARGVRLYALTNWSHETFPRAKEIEMFGFLHWFEGIVVSGEERLIKPDPRIYRRLFERYAIDPARTAYIDDARRNVDAAAAQGMHAWWFRGPEGLREWLATHGLVAA comes from the coding sequence ATGAACGGGAAACACGAGATGATCGATACCGTGGTATTCGACCTGGGCGGCGTGCTGATCGACTGGAACCCGCGCTACCTCTATCGCCGGCTGTTCGACGACGAGGCGGCGATGGAGCGTTTCCTCGCCGAGGTCTGCACCGGCGCATGGAACGAGCAGCAGGACGCGGGCCGGCCGTGGCACGAAGCGGTGGCCAGCCTCACGGCGCAGTTTCCCGAGCACGCCGGCCTGATCGCGGCGTATCGCGACGGCTGGCGGGAGATGCTGGGCGGCGTGATCCAGGGCAGCGTGGACCTGCTCGCCGAATTGAAGGCGCGTGGCGTGCGCCTGTATGCGCTGACCAACTGGTCGCACGAGACCTTCCCGCGCGCGAAGGAGATCGAGATGTTCGGCTTCCTGCACTGGTTCGAGGGCATCGTCGTTTCCGGCGAGGAGCGGCTGATCAAGCCGGACCCGCGCATCTACCGGCGCCTGTTCGAGCGCTATGCGATCGATCCCGCGCGCACGGCCTACATCGACGATGCACGGCGCAACGTCGATGCGGCGGCGGCGCAGGGGATGCATGCGTGGTGGTTCCGCGGCCCCGAGGGCTTGCGCGAGTGGCTCGCCACGCACGGCCTGGTGGCGGCATGA